A stretch of Triticum aestivum cultivar Chinese Spring chromosome 1D, IWGSC CS RefSeq v2.1, whole genome shotgun sequence DNA encodes these proteins:
- the LOC123171165 gene encoding transcription factor WRKY19: protein MAALVTPAGCPSVSELVVQGRDSAAVLEALLRGASSPDNAGIRELAAEILRCCDRALAALHGGEGAVVDVSGGRKRKSGPGGADNLTRPKRRMRASGGEKAARVERRRTAEDGFIWRKYGQKEIHNNKHPRLYFRCTYKHDIGCPATRQVQQAEDDPSLYVITYFGDHTCCQGDAAGAVLEAEDVKMQPFVINFGSATASSGSPWLSSPSDTDDVRRSDSGASGSSQAVCSPEEFEVKEAKVESTSEDSQTVDPAAAELSSSADFSCASPAWDPLSGCLDWDHFGDSPFDCEFLDFDAIPLFQ, encoded by the exons ATGGCGGCACTTGTCACTCCCGCGGGTTGTCCCAGCGTGTCCGAGCTGGTCGTGCAGGGCCGGGACTCCGCCGCCGTCCTCGAGGCCCTGCTCCGGGGCGCGTCGTCCCCCGACAACGCCGGGATCCGGGAGCTCGCCGCGGAGATCCTCCGTTGCTGCGACCGCGCGCTCGCCGCGCTCCACGGCGGTGAAGGCGCCGTGGTCGATGTCTCCGGCGGCAGGAAGCGAAAGTCGGGGCCCGGCGGCGCTGACAACCTGACGAGGCCGAAAAGAAG GATGCGCGCGAGCGGCGGGGAGAAGGCGGCGAGAGTCGAGAGGAGGCGGACGGCGGAGGACGGCTTCATATGGAGGAAGTACGGGCAGAAGGAGATCCACAACAACAAGCACCCGCGGCTCTACTTCAGGTGCACCTACAAGCACGACATCGGCTGCCCGGCGACGAGGCAGGTCCAGCaggcggaggacgacccctccctCTACGTCATCACCTACTTCGGCGACCACACCTGCTGCCAAGGCGACGCCGCTGGCGCCGTCCTGGAGGCCGAGGACGTGAAGATGCAGCCGTTCGTCATCAACTTTGGGTCGGCCACCGCGAGCAGCGGCTCGCCGTGGCTCTCCTCGCCCAGCGACACCGACGACGTCCGGAGGAGCGACAGCGGGGCCTCAGGCTCGTCGCAGGCCGTGTGTTCGCCGGAGGAATTCGAAGTGAAAGAGGCCAAAGTTGAGTCAACGTCGGAGGACTCACAGACggtggatccggcggcggcggagctgagtTCGTCGGCCGACTTCTCATGTGCATCGCCGGCATGGGACCCTCTGTCCGGCTGCTTGGACTGGGACCACTTCGGCGACAGCCCGTTCGATTGCGAGTTCCTGGATTTTGACGCCATTCCTCTGTTCCAATAG